A window of Rhododendron vialii isolate Sample 1 chromosome 11a, ASM3025357v1 contains these coding sequences:
- the LOC131308564 gene encoding ABC transporter G family member 14 isoform X1: MATPSIASETHHEAVLANPVQAKSKSFLQLPLHQITLKFEDVVYKARLEPKGFCCGATSSSKEKTILNGLTGMVCPGELLAMLGPTGSGKTTLLTALGGRHTGKLSGKITYNGQPFSGSIRRRTGFVAQQDTLYPHLTVTETLLFTALLRLPNSMANDEKVEHVERVITELGLTRCRNSMIGGPLVRGISGGEKKRVSIGQELLINPSLLLLDEPTSGLDSTTAQQILTTIKQLANWGRTVITTIHQPSSRLYHMFDKLILLSEGCPIYYGPASTALEYFSSIGFSTSITINPADLLLDLANGIGADYNQSIEQGDKTEQERKRVRDDLISAYDKNISTRLKAELCSSDVNNTTYTQHASTRSNAKPEQWCTSWWHQFNVLLLRGLRERRHATFNKLRIIQVISVAFLGGLLWWQTPTSHIADRTGMIFFFSVFWGFYPLHNAVFTFPTDRAMLIKERSSGMYRLSSYFLARIVGDLPLELSLPTAFTFIFYWMGGLKPNPVTFILFLLVVLFNVLVSQGLGLAFGAILMDPRSATTLASVTTMVFLMAGGYYIQHIPPFIMWLKYLSYNYYCYRLLLGVQYNEDAYYECSNGTYCRVADFPAIKAVGLNHLWIDVSAMAVMLVGYRFVAYLALCKVR; this comes from the exons ATGGCGACTCCGTCAATTGCGTCGGAAACCCATCATGAAGCTGTCCTTGCTAACCCTGTACAGGCCAAATCAAAATCCTTTCTACAGCTCCCTTTACATCAAATAACTttgaag TTTGAGGACGTGGTTTACAAAGCGAGGTTGGAGCCAAAAGGATTCTGCTGTGGTGCAACATCAAGCTCTAAAGAGAAGACCATATTAAATGGGCTGACGGGTATGGTTTGTCCAGGAGAGCTACTAGCAATGCTTGGCCCAACGGGGAGTGGAAAAACCACTCTCCTTACAGCCCTTGGAGGCCGACACACTGGAAAGCTGTCCGGAAAAATCACATACAACGGTCAGCCCTTTTCTGGTTCCATCAGACGGAGAACAGGATTTGTCGCGCAGCAGGATACCCTATACCCTCATCTTACTGTAACCGAAACTCTTCTATTCACTGCACTTCTAAGGCTACCCAATAGCATGGCCAATGATGAGAAAGTTGAGCACGTAGAGCGAGTTATCACTGAGTTGGGACTAACTCGGTGTCGGAACAGCATGATAGGAGGACCACTGGTTAGAGGGATATCAGGTGGGGAGAAGAAGAGGGTGAGTATAGGCCAAGAACTGCTAATTAACCCAAGCTTACTATTGCTTGATGAACCCACCTCAGGTTTGGACTCAACCACAGCTCAACAGATACTGACCACAATCAAACAGCTTGCTAATTGGGGTAGGACTGTGATCACTACCATTCACCAGCCCTCGAGCCGACTCTACCATATGTTTGATAAGTTAATATTGTTGTCAGAAGGATGCCCCATCTACTATGGTCCTGCATCCACTGCTTTGGAGTACTTTTCCTCGATTGGTTTTTCTACATCCATCACAATCAATCCGGCTGACCTCTTACTCGATCTTGCCAATG GAATTGGAGCTGACTACAATCAATCAATCGAGCAAGGAGATAAAACGGAACAAGAGCGCAAGAGAGTGAGGGATGATCTAATCTCTGCCTATGACAAGAACATTTctacgagattgaaagctgaaTTATGTAGTTCGGATGTCAATAACACCACTTATACCCAACATGCATCCACAA GGAGCAATGCAAAGCCAGAGCAATGGTGCACAAGCTGGTGGCATCAATTCAATGTGCTACTTCTGAGAGGGCTGAGGGAGCGACGACATGCAACCTTTAACAAGCTAAGAATCATCCAAGTCATAAGTGTCGCATTTCTTGGCGGACTCCTGTGGTGGCAAACTCCGACATCACATATTGCAGATCGT ACTGGcatgattttcttcttctctgtgTTCTGGGGATTCTACCCTCTACACAATGCTGTTTTCACATTTCCTACAGACAGAGCAATGCTAATCAAAGAACGTTCATCTGGAATGTACCGCCTCTCCTCCTACTTTTTAGCCAGGATTGTTGGAGACCTGCCACTGGAGCTCTCGTTGCCAACTGCATTTACCTTCATATTCTATTGGATGGGTGGGCTCAAACCCAATCCAGTCACTTTCATCCTTTTCCTCCTTGTAGTCCTTTTCAATGTTCTTGTTTCACAGGGTCTTGGCTTAGCCTTTGGTGCCATTCTCATGGACCCCAGGAGTGCCACTACTTTAGCCTCAGTTACAACCATGGTCTTCCTTATGGCTGGAGGGTACTATATTCAACATATCCCTCCTTTCATAATGTGGTTGAAGTACTTGAGCTATAATTACTATTGTTACAGGCTCCTTCTTGGGGTTCAGTACAATGAGGACGCTTATTATGAGTGTTCAAATGGAACCTACTGCCGGGTTGCAGATTTTCCTGCCATCAAGGCAGTGGGCCTGAATCATTTGTGGATAGATGTGTCCGCAATGGCCGTGATGTTGGTGGGTTATCGTTTTGTTGCTTATCTAGCCTTGTGCAAGGTGCGGTGA
- the LOC131308564 gene encoding ABC transporter G family member 14 isoform X2, which translates to MATPSIASETHHEAVLANPVQAKSKSFLQLPLHQITLKFEDVVYKARLEPKGFCCGATSSSKEKTILNGLTGMVCPGELLAMLGPTGSGKTTLLTALGGRHTGKLSGKITYNGQPFSGSIRRRTGFVAQQDTLYPHLTVTETLLFTALLRLPNSMANDEKVEHVERVITELGLTRCRNSMIGGPLVRGISGGEKKRVSIGQELLINPSLLLLDEPTSGLDSTTAQQILTTIKQLANWGRTVITTIHQPSSRLYHMFDKLILLSEGCPIYYGPASTALEYFSSIGFSTSITINPADLLLDLANGIGADYNQSIEQGDKTEQERKRVRDDLISAYDKNISTRLKAELCSSDVNNTTYTQHASTRSNAKPEQWCTSWWHQFNVLLLRGLRERRHATFNKLRIIQVISVAFLGGLLWWQTPTSHIADRTGMIFFFSVFWGFYPLHNAVFTFPTDRAMLIKERSSGMYRLSSYFLARIVGDLPLELSLPTAFTFIFYWMGGLKPNPVTFILFLLVVLFNVLVSQGLGLAFGAILMDPRSATTLASVTTMVFLMAGGLLLGVQYNEDAYYECSNGTYCRVADFPAIKAVGLNHLWIDVSAMAVMLVGYRFVAYLALCKVR; encoded by the exons ATGGCGACTCCGTCAATTGCGTCGGAAACCCATCATGAAGCTGTCCTTGCTAACCCTGTACAGGCCAAATCAAAATCCTTTCTACAGCTCCCTTTACATCAAATAACTttgaag TTTGAGGACGTGGTTTACAAAGCGAGGTTGGAGCCAAAAGGATTCTGCTGTGGTGCAACATCAAGCTCTAAAGAGAAGACCATATTAAATGGGCTGACGGGTATGGTTTGTCCAGGAGAGCTACTAGCAATGCTTGGCCCAACGGGGAGTGGAAAAACCACTCTCCTTACAGCCCTTGGAGGCCGACACACTGGAAAGCTGTCCGGAAAAATCACATACAACGGTCAGCCCTTTTCTGGTTCCATCAGACGGAGAACAGGATTTGTCGCGCAGCAGGATACCCTATACCCTCATCTTACTGTAACCGAAACTCTTCTATTCACTGCACTTCTAAGGCTACCCAATAGCATGGCCAATGATGAGAAAGTTGAGCACGTAGAGCGAGTTATCACTGAGTTGGGACTAACTCGGTGTCGGAACAGCATGATAGGAGGACCACTGGTTAGAGGGATATCAGGTGGGGAGAAGAAGAGGGTGAGTATAGGCCAAGAACTGCTAATTAACCCAAGCTTACTATTGCTTGATGAACCCACCTCAGGTTTGGACTCAACCACAGCTCAACAGATACTGACCACAATCAAACAGCTTGCTAATTGGGGTAGGACTGTGATCACTACCATTCACCAGCCCTCGAGCCGACTCTACCATATGTTTGATAAGTTAATATTGTTGTCAGAAGGATGCCCCATCTACTATGGTCCTGCATCCACTGCTTTGGAGTACTTTTCCTCGATTGGTTTTTCTACATCCATCACAATCAATCCGGCTGACCTCTTACTCGATCTTGCCAATG GAATTGGAGCTGACTACAATCAATCAATCGAGCAAGGAGATAAAACGGAACAAGAGCGCAAGAGAGTGAGGGATGATCTAATCTCTGCCTATGACAAGAACATTTctacgagattgaaagctgaaTTATGTAGTTCGGATGTCAATAACACCACTTATACCCAACATGCATCCACAA GGAGCAATGCAAAGCCAGAGCAATGGTGCACAAGCTGGTGGCATCAATTCAATGTGCTACTTCTGAGAGGGCTGAGGGAGCGACGACATGCAACCTTTAACAAGCTAAGAATCATCCAAGTCATAAGTGTCGCATTTCTTGGCGGACTCCTGTGGTGGCAAACTCCGACATCACATATTGCAGATCGT ACTGGcatgattttcttcttctctgtgTTCTGGGGATTCTACCCTCTACACAATGCTGTTTTCACATTTCCTACAGACAGAGCAATGCTAATCAAAGAACGTTCATCTGGAATGTACCGCCTCTCCTCCTACTTTTTAGCCAGGATTGTTGGAGACCTGCCACTGGAGCTCTCGTTGCCAACTGCATTTACCTTCATATTCTATTGGATGGGTGGGCTCAAACCCAATCCAGTCACTTTCATCCTTTTCCTCCTTGTAGTCCTTTTCAATGTTCTTGTTTCACAGGGTCTTGGCTTAGCCTTTGGTGCCATTCTCATGGACCCCAGGAGTGCCACTACTTTAGCCTCAGTTACAACCATGGTCTTCCTTATGGCTGGAGG GCTCCTTCTTGGGGTTCAGTACAATGAGGACGCTTATTATGAGTGTTCAAATGGAACCTACTGCCGGGTTGCAGATTTTCCTGCCATCAAGGCAGTGGGCCTGAATCATTTGTGGATAGATGTGTCCGCAATGGCCGTGATGTTGGTGGGTTATCGTTTTGTTGCTTATCTAGCCTTGTGCAAGGTGCGGTGA